One region of Gemmatimonadaceae bacterium genomic DNA includes:
- a CDS encoding GH3 auxin-responsive promoter family protein encodes MNGGAAMANACWLASNMAARQRFHRALAAPAETQHAWLQAQLARHAASDFGNGHDFAAIADYAGFARRVPLADYDDFAPWIGRIRRGDTMVLSIDPVTHFAPTSGSSGARKLIPFTRGLTTAFDAAVGPWMLDLAHRRPRLVGGPAYWSVSPLSTTETIADPARTSDNAGAVPIGFADDAEYLGGAKAWLVRRAMAVPASIRHVRDERAFWCLSLLALLRQPELRLISVWHPSFLELLVAAAVEAWSELLEAVASGSNPWEVALPSAAHAAWRAPANRVRAAALRRIGASNWPAWWPRLQVVSCWGEQAAQSGCDRLRSRCAEDAPRVLVQRKGLLATEAVVTVPFADALPLAVCSHYFEFLQDDGDIRRAHELRPGAHYEVIVTNGGGLWRYRLGDVVECTGHLAATPTLRFLGRGGHVSDLRGEKLSEPFVAEALRGLWGDDPAPAVAVLRGWERGAAAGYELLLSTESLAGSVERVAQRLEALLWENPHYALARRLGQLAPLQVVTIGEDDARDALRAHAGRLGEAKPRTLVRAPTRETGRHPAHTGRTAI; translated from the coding sequence GCCTGCTGGCTCGCATCAAACATGGCGGCCCGTCAACGATTCCATCGCGCGCTGGCGGCGCCCGCCGAGACCCAGCACGCCTGGCTTCAGGCGCAACTCGCCCGCCATGCGGCCAGTGATTTCGGCAACGGACATGACTTTGCCGCCATCGCGGACTACGCTGGTTTTGCGCGTCGCGTGCCGCTGGCCGACTACGATGATTTCGCGCCGTGGATTGGCCGCATACGTCGCGGCGACACCATGGTGCTCAGCATCGATCCGGTCACCCATTTCGCGCCGACCAGCGGATCGTCGGGTGCCCGCAAGCTCATTCCGTTCACTCGCGGACTCACGACGGCCTTCGACGCGGCCGTTGGTCCGTGGATGCTGGATCTGGCACACCGACGTCCTCGGCTGGTTGGCGGACCGGCGTATTGGTCGGTCTCGCCGCTCTCCACCACCGAGACGATCGCCGATCCGGCGCGAACGAGCGATAACGCAGGCGCCGTCCCGATCGGGTTCGCCGATGATGCCGAATACCTTGGCGGCGCCAAAGCGTGGCTCGTTCGCCGGGCGATGGCCGTGCCGGCATCGATCCGGCACGTGCGTGATGAGCGCGCCTTCTGGTGCCTGTCGCTGCTGGCCTTGCTGCGACAGCCGGAGTTGCGGCTCATCTCCGTGTGGCACCCATCATTCCTCGAACTGCTGGTCGCCGCTGCCGTTGAGGCCTGGTCCGAGTTGCTCGAGGCGGTTGCGAGCGGTTCAAATCCGTGGGAGGTCGCGTTGCCGTCGGCCGCTCATGCGGCGTGGCGTGCACCGGCCAATCGCGTACGCGCCGCCGCGCTGCGTCGAATCGGCGCGTCGAACTGGCCCGCCTGGTGGCCTCGGCTTCAGGTTGTCAGCTGCTGGGGAGAGCAGGCGGCGCAATCGGGATGCGACCGTCTCCGCTCACGATGCGCCGAAGACGCGCCGCGGGTGCTCGTGCAGCGCAAGGGTCTGCTGGCCACGGAAGCCGTCGTCACGGTGCCGTTCGCTGACGCGCTCCCGCTGGCGGTGTGTTCACACTACTTCGAGTTCCTGCAGGACGACGGCGATATCCGACGCGCGCATGAACTCCGGCCAGGGGCGCACTACGAGGTCATCGTGACCAACGGCGGCGGATTGTGGCGCTATCGCTTGGGTGACGTGGTCGAGTGCACGGGACATCTGGCGGCTACGCCGACCCTGCGCTTTCTCGGACGAGGTGGCCATGTGAGTGACCTGCGCGGTGAAAAGCTCAGTGAGCCGTTCGTCGCGGAAGCATTGCGGGGTCTGTGGGGCGACGATCCGGCGCCCGCCGTCGCCGTGCTCCGGGGTTGGGAACGCGGCGCGGCGGCCGGATACGAGCTGCTGTTGTCAACCGAGTCATTGGCGGGGTCGGTCGAACGCGTGGCGCAACGATTGGAAGCCTTGCTGTGGGAAAACCCGCATTATGCATTGGCGCGACGGTTGGGTCAGTTGGCACCGCTGCAGGTCGTGACCATTGGCGAAGACGACGCACGTGACGCGTTGCGTGCGCACGCCGGCCGACTTGGCGAGGCCAAGCCCCGCACACTGGTGCGCGCGCCGACGCGCGAAACCGGCCGCCATCCCGCACACACAGGGAGAACCGCCATATGA
- a CDS encoding ABC transporter permease: protein MTDLPPWRPGGGVPLTRRMVVRDAARFAITIGGVGMTVVLMLFLLALYDGVRTEANGWVASRPIDAWVAQMNTTNFIKASSFLPTAVGDTLQAETGVLEVSPLLRVITLLDVGAQRVTAIVIGLEPGSALGRPDVVKGSPSVRGGGIVLDWALSRRMKVGIDDTLVIQGHTFRVTGLSRGTNSVLTQFAFVTYDDARTLLGLTNVASYFLVRAAPGMQKDTLIARLRARLPKAAVLSQATFAENNMDEMRGGLLPILSTVAVLGSIVAVAVLTLLLYGSVLERREDYALLKAIGAPSRVLGRVMLGQALAAVCGGMMVGGMVYAIAVPMAEALAPAVPLSLSARNAMLVAAGALVTGAFGALLPLGRIARIHPAEVFRA from the coding sequence ATGACTGACCTGCCCCCATGGCGTCCGGGTGGCGGTGTGCCGCTCACGCGGCGCATGGTGGTGCGCGATGCGGCTCGCTTCGCCATCACCATTGGCGGCGTCGGAATGACAGTCGTGCTCATGCTCTTTCTGCTTGCCCTGTACGACGGCGTGCGCACCGAAGCCAACGGGTGGGTGGCGTCCCGTCCCATCGATGCCTGGGTGGCGCAGATGAACACCACCAACTTCATCAAGGCGTCGTCGTTCCTGCCGACGGCCGTTGGGGACACGCTTCAGGCAGAAACGGGTGTTCTCGAAGTGTCACCGCTCTTGCGCGTCATCACGCTGTTGGACGTGGGCGCGCAGCGGGTCACGGCCATCGTCATCGGGTTGGAACCCGGGTCGGCGCTGGGTCGTCCCGACGTGGTCAAGGGCTCGCCGTCGGTGCGCGGCGGCGGCATCGTGCTCGACTGGGCGCTGTCGCGCCGGATGAAGGTCGGCATCGATGATACTCTCGTCATTCAAGGCCACACGTTTCGCGTGACCGGTCTCAGCCGGGGCACCAACTCCGTGCTGACCCAATTTGCTTTCGTCACCTACGACGATGCACGCACGCTCCTTGGGCTGACGAACGTGGCCAGCTACTTCCTCGTACGGGCGGCACCGGGCATGCAGAAGGACACGCTCATCGCCCGTTTGCGCGCGCGACTGCCCAAGGCGGCAGTACTGTCGCAAGCGACATTTGCCGAGAACAACATGGACGAGATGCGCGGCGGCTTGCTGCCGATTCTCTCGACCGTGGCCGTGCTGGGCAGCATTGTCGCCGTCGCCGTGCTCACGTTGCTGCTGTACGGTTCGGTACTGGAACGACGCGAAGATTACGCGCTGCTCAAGGCCATCGGCGCGCCCTCGCGTGTCCTCGGCCGGGTGATGCTGGGTCAGGCGCTGGCCGCCGTGTGCGGCGGCATGATGGTGGGAGGCATGGTCTACGCGATCGCCGTACCGATGGCCGAGGCGCTCGCGCCGGCGGTGCCGCTGTCGCTGTCAGCGCGAAACGCCATGTTGGTCGCGGCAGGCGCACTGGTGACTGGCGCCTTTGGAGCGCTCCTGCCGCTGGGCCGCATTGCACGCATTCATCCGGCCGAGGTGTTTCGCGCATGA
- a CDS encoding ABC transporter ATP-binding protein — protein sequence MAVRLHGVSRHFGKSNDALVRAVDGVSLSIRPGALTLVMGPSGSGKTTLLSLIGGLLAPSAGEVEVDGTRLAALAPAALTAFRLRRVGFVFQRFRLLDALSALENIELPLTLAGVGRPASRERAHALAARVGLSLRHDARAGTLSGGEQQRVAIARALANDPRILLADEPTGSLDSRAGQRIIELLHASAIEGTAVLVVSHDARLMPYAHTVVRMEDGHVTTIDTA from the coding sequence ATGGCCGTGCGCCTCCATGGCGTCAGTCGGCATTTTGGCAAGTCGAACGACGCACTGGTACGCGCGGTCGATGGCGTAAGCCTGAGCATTCGACCGGGAGCGCTGACGCTGGTGATGGGCCCCAGCGGCAGCGGCAAGACGACCTTGTTGTCGCTGATTGGCGGATTGCTTGCGCCAAGTGCGGGAGAGGTGGAGGTCGATGGCACGCGACTCGCCGCGCTGGCTCCCGCAGCCCTCACGGCGTTTCGCCTGCGTCGGGTTGGATTCGTGTTCCAGCGATTCCGACTGCTCGACGCGCTGAGTGCCCTCGAGAACATCGAGTTACCACTGACGCTCGCCGGCGTGGGCCGCCCCGCGTCGCGGGAGCGTGCACACGCGCTGGCGGCACGCGTGGGGCTTTCCCTTCGGCATGATGCGCGCGCCGGAACGCTCAGTGGTGGCGAGCAGCAGCGCGTGGCGATCGCCCGCGCGCTGGCCAACGATCCGCGAATCCTGCTTGCCGATGAGCCCACCGGCAGCCTTGACTCCCGCGCCGGGCAGCGCATCATCGAGTTGCTGCACGCTTCGGCCATCGAGGGGACGGCCGTGTTGGTGGTTAGCCACGACGCGCGGCTGATGCCGTACGCCCATACGGTCGTGCGCATGGAGGATGGACACGTAACCACGATCGATACCGCATGA
- a CDS encoding serine hydrolase, whose translation MRKVLTAALLICTLASPAQAQSDQRAQLTAKFRARLVEVARSTDGVVGIGVIDLKSGERFGVNDTLVFPQGSAIKIPLLVELFRQADAGTLSLDERVAVRAADQVGGTGVAQWFGDGQSMLALRDLAVLMIVLSDNTATNMLIGKVGMGAVNKTMASLRLGAIALQRLMIRPLESAIGNENVATPAQAAELMRRIHTCELPMAKTRCDDLRRILEIPKDGQFPGSVPAGVRVAWKPGTVEGVETSWGLFALPANPYVVTVMVNYSDDVVATRTIRQVADAAYEYFKRVARASPYGVRVPASLADSIRKRP comes from the coding sequence ATGCGCAAAGTGCTCACCGCCGCACTGCTGATCTGCACTCTCGCGTCACCTGCGCAGGCGCAGTCCGATCAGCGCGCCCAGCTCACCGCCAAGTTCCGCGCCCGACTGGTCGAGGTGGCGCGCTCGACCGATGGGGTGGTGGGGATCGGGGTCATCGACCTGAAGAGTGGTGAACGGTTCGGCGTGAACGACACGCTGGTATTCCCGCAGGGGAGCGCCATCAAGATTCCGCTACTGGTGGAGCTGTTCCGCCAGGCCGACGCCGGCACGCTGTCACTGGACGAACGCGTGGCGGTGCGCGCGGCGGATCAGGTAGGCGGAACGGGCGTAGCGCAGTGGTTTGGCGACGGACAATCGATGCTGGCGCTGCGCGATCTGGCTGTATTGATGATCGTGCTGTCGGACAACACGGCCACCAACATGCTGATCGGCAAGGTGGGAATGGGCGCGGTGAACAAGACGATGGCATCACTGCGTCTCGGAGCCATCGCGCTGCAGCGCCTGATGATTCGGCCGCTGGAAAGCGCAATCGGCAACGAGAACGTGGCCACGCCAGCGCAAGCGGCCGAGCTGATGCGACGCATTCACACGTGCGAACTGCCGATGGCGAAGACGCGTTGCGACGACCTGCGACGCATCCTGGAGATTCCCAAGGATGGTCAATTCCCCGGCAGCGTGCCGGCCGGGGTACGGGTGGCCTGGAAACCCGGTACGGTCGAGGGTGTGGAAACGTCGTGGGGGCTGTTCGCGCTGCCGGCGAATCCGTACGTCGTCACGGTGATGGTGAACTACTCCGACGACGTGGTTGCCACGCGAACTATCCGGCAGGTGGCCGATGCGGCCTACGAGTACTTCAAGCGCGTGGCACGCGCCTCGCCGTACGGTGTGCGAGTGCCGGCGTCACTCGCCGACTCCATCCGCAAGCGCCCGTAG
- a CDS encoding aminotransferase class V-fold PLP-dependent enzyme, with amino-acid sequence MTSRRSFMKDAALLGAASLAAGTPALATTAADTAPNGTAPNGTQPPLKPPAGTPQQVARNEVFWQQVAARYHVKSGLNNMEAGFFGMMARPVLEAYHRNIDRANRDSSFFARREFPALQQQARVRVAEFIGAKPTEIAFSRNATEALQGLIGQYNKIRSGDTIMYADLDYNAMQYAMNALAERTGAKLVTFDIPEPASRDAILAAYTKALDANPKTKLLLLTHCNNKTGLLLPVKDIVAIARPRGIDVVVDAAHSFGQVSLTMADLDADFVGLNLHKWIGAPVGAGVMYIREDKLASIDRAHGDVGPLEGIDSRMHTGTSNFATILTIPDALDFQATIGVANKAARLRYLRDRWVGAVRTVSGVDILTPDDPELVGAITGFRLHGRGTREANQAITKALLDEFGIFTFYRTGLAKGDCVRVTPALYNSVADADALASAIKTVALRG; translated from the coding sequence ATGACCAGCCGCCGCTCCTTCATGAAAGACGCCGCCCTGCTCGGCGCCGCTTCCCTTGCCGCCGGCACTCCTGCCTTGGCCACGACCGCCGCCGACACCGCGCCCAACGGCACCGCGCCCAACGGTACCCAGCCACCGCTCAAGCCACCCGCCGGCACGCCGCAACAGGTGGCGCGCAACGAAGTATTCTGGCAGCAGGTGGCCGCACGGTATCACGTGAAATCCGGCCTCAACAACATGGAGGCCGGGTTCTTCGGCATGATGGCCCGGCCGGTGCTTGAGGCCTATCACCGCAACATCGATCGTGCCAATCGCGACAGTTCGTTCTTCGCGCGTCGCGAGTTCCCGGCGTTGCAGCAGCAGGCGCGCGTGCGCGTGGCCGAGTTCATCGGGGCGAAGCCCACCGAGATTGCGTTCTCGCGCAACGCCACCGAGGCCTTGCAGGGGCTCATCGGGCAGTACAACAAGATCAGGTCGGGCGACACCATCATGTACGCCGATCTCGACTACAACGCCATGCAGTACGCCATGAATGCGCTGGCCGAGCGCACCGGGGCGAAGCTGGTGACGTTCGACATCCCCGAGCCCGCGTCCCGCGACGCCATCCTGGCGGCATACACGAAAGCGCTGGACGCTAATCCGAAGACGAAGCTGTTGCTGCTGACCCACTGCAACAACAAGACCGGCCTGTTGTTGCCGGTAAAGGACATCGTCGCCATCGCACGGCCGCGCGGCATCGACGTGGTGGTGGACGCCGCGCATTCGTTCGGGCAGGTGTCGCTCACCATGGCTGATCTCGACGCCGATTTCGTGGGACTCAACCTCCACAAATGGATCGGTGCGCCGGTCGGTGCGGGCGTGATGTACATCCGCGAGGACAAGTTGGCGTCGATCGATCGCGCGCACGGAGACGTGGGCCCGCTGGAGGGCATCGACAGTCGCATGCATACCGGTACCAGCAACTTCGCGACAATCCTCACCATTCCCGATGCGCTGGACTTCCAGGCCACCATTGGCGTCGCCAACAAGGCGGCGCGCCTGCGATATCTGCGCGATCGCTGGGTCGGCGCCGTGCGCACAGTCTCGGGGGTGGATATCCTCACGCCGGACGATCCTGAACTCGTCGGCGCGATTACCGGGTTCCGACTGCATGGTCGCGGCACTCGCGAGGCCAATCAGGCGATCACCAAAGCGCTCCTTGACGAGTTCGGAATCTTCACGTTCTACCGAACGGGCCTCGCCAAGGGCGACTGTGTGCGCGTGACACCGGCCCTGTACAACAGCGTGGCCGACGCCGACGCCCTGGCATCGGCGATCAAGACCGTGGCTTTGCGGGGGTAG
- a CDS encoding SGNH/GDSL hydrolase family protein, whose amino-acid sequence MNRATMRVLAAVFMSLAASASPAQPTPSDWASLQRFRQANAELAPPARGEPRVVFMGNSITEAWAPLFPTMFAGKPYIGRGISGQTTPQMLVRFRQDVIALKPRVVVILAGTNDIAGNTGPSTLEMIEDNLASMAELARSNGIRVVLCSVLPVFDYPWKPGLEPAPKIVALNTWIRAYATSHDAQYADFHGAMADARQGLPKELAADGVHPNEAGYRVMGPIVEQAIRAALQRTR is encoded by the coding sequence ATGAATCGAGCGACCATGCGCGTCCTCGCCGCCGTCTTCATGAGCCTCGCGGCGTCGGCGTCACCGGCGCAGCCGACGCCGTCCGACTGGGCGTCGCTGCAGCGATTCCGGCAGGCCAACGCGGAACTCGCTCCGCCCGCGCGCGGAGAGCCGCGCGTGGTGTTCATGGGCAACTCCATCACCGAGGCGTGGGCGCCGCTGTTCCCCACCATGTTTGCCGGCAAGCCGTACATCGGCCGCGGGATCAGCGGGCAAACCACGCCGCAGATGCTGGTCCGCTTCCGGCAGGACGTCATTGCGCTCAAGCCCCGTGTCGTGGTGATCCTCGCCGGCACCAATGACATCGCCGGAAACACCGGTCCGTCAACGCTGGAGATGATCGAGGACAACCTTGCGTCGATGGCCGAGCTGGCGCGGTCGAACGGAATTCGTGTGGTCTTGTGCTCGGTGCTGCCCGTGTTCGACTACCCGTGGAAGCCCGGACTTGAGCCGGCACCGAAAATCGTGGCGCTCAACACGTGGATTCGCGCGTATGCCACATCGCATGACGCGCAGTACGCGGATTTCCACGGCGCCATGGCGGATGCGCGGCAGGGGCTGCCGAAGGAACTGGCAGCGGATGGCGTGCACCCGAACGAGGCAGGATACCGGGTGATGGGGCCAATCGTGGAGCAAGCGATCAGGGCGGCGCTGCAACGAACGAGGTAG
- a CDS encoding S9 family peptidase, protein MARLFRSHPSASRALAASIALLLTTPHGAGSQVPRGLRSTDIYRLRDVGTGRISPDGAWIAYTVTTTDSAKDKSDSDVWMVSWDGSRTLRMTASPESESNPRFSPDNRYLSFVSGRYDSKGGQIWLLDRAGGEAVRLTDLKGGVNEYEWSPDGTRIAVVSHDPDPEEAKPDSLKSKNPKPIVLDRYGFKRDIVGYLDRLRDHIWIVDVATKKSVQLTTGDVDDASVRWSPDGRQLAFVTERGEADPDRANNSDIYVIDATVGATPRKLTTWNGPDAGPVWSPDGKSIAYLQGSEPQLSAYTQNQIAVIPSAGGAARYVAPSLDRDVSALTWSTDGSTLRFLLGDDRAVHLAAVPASGGAVTRLVPGRRVVSAYDVSPNGRLVLNTGTAVRTPEVHAFENGTLRALTHVNDSIFAALRVGMTDDVSFKNKDGLTVGALLVKPADFQAGKKYPLLLRIHGGPNGQDQHSFAFERELFAANGYLVLAVNYRGSSGKGQAWKKAIFADWGNKEVQDLMAGVDHVIGMGIVDTTRMGIGGWSYGGILTDYTIATTTRFKSATSGAGSALQTTMYGSDQYIYQYENELGAPWKNPKLWEKVSYPFWHADRITTPTLFLGGEKDFNVPIAGGEQMYQALTSLGVPSQMVVYPGQFHGITRPSFVRDRYDRYLAWYGKYLMGIAQ, encoded by the coding sequence ATGGCCCGTCTTTTCCGCTCCCATCCATCGGCATCGCGTGCGCTGGCAGCGTCGATAGCGCTCTTGCTGACCACGCCTCATGGTGCCGGGTCGCAAGTGCCTCGCGGCCTTCGTTCTACCGATATCTACCGTCTACGCGACGTGGGTACGGGGCGCATTTCGCCGGACGGCGCATGGATTGCCTATACAGTCACCACCACCGACTCCGCGAAGGACAAGAGCGACAGCGACGTCTGGATGGTGAGCTGGGATGGCAGCCGCACGCTTCGCATGACCGCGTCGCCGGAATCGGAAAGCAATCCGCGATTCAGCCCGGACAATCGCTACCTGTCCTTCGTGTCGGGCCGCTACGACTCGAAAGGCGGGCAGATCTGGCTGCTCGACCGCGCTGGAGGGGAAGCGGTTCGTCTCACCGACCTGAAGGGGGGCGTGAACGAATACGAGTGGTCACCAGACGGAACACGCATTGCCGTGGTGTCGCACGATCCCGACCCCGAGGAGGCAAAGCCCGACTCGCTCAAGTCGAAGAACCCCAAACCGATCGTGTTGGACCGGTACGGCTTCAAGCGCGACATCGTGGGCTACCTTGATCGCCTGCGCGATCACATTTGGATCGTTGACGTTGCCACGAAGAAATCGGTGCAACTCACCACCGGCGATGTCGATGACGCGTCGGTGCGCTGGTCCCCCGACGGCCGGCAGTTGGCCTTTGTCACGGAACGGGGCGAGGCCGATCCCGATCGCGCGAATAACAGCGACATCTACGTGATCGACGCCACCGTCGGCGCGACGCCGCGCAAGCTCACCACGTGGAACGGACCTGATGCGGGTCCGGTGTGGAGCCCCGACGGAAAGTCCATTGCGTATCTGCAGGGGAGCGAGCCGCAGCTGTCGGCGTACACGCAGAATCAGATTGCGGTTATTCCCAGTGCCGGTGGTGCGGCGCGATACGTGGCGCCCTCGCTGGATCGTGACGTGAGCGCGCTCACCTGGAGTACCGATGGTTCGACACTCCGCTTCCTGCTGGGAGACGATCGCGCCGTCCACCTGGCCGCTGTGCCGGCATCCGGCGGGGCGGTCACGCGTCTTGTGCCGGGACGGCGCGTGGTCTCCGCGTACGACGTTTCGCCCAATGGGCGGCTCGTACTCAACACCGGCACGGCCGTTCGAACACCCGAGGTTCACGCGTTCGAGAACGGGACCCTGCGCGCGCTGACGCACGTGAACGACTCGATCTTCGCGGCGTTGCGTGTGGGCATGACGGACGATGTGTCCTTCAAGAACAAGGACGGACTCACGGTCGGTGCGTTGCTGGTGAAGCCGGCGGACTTCCAGGCCGGAAAGAAGTACCCGTTGTTGCTGCGCATTCACGGCGGGCCGAACGGGCAGGACCAGCACAGCTTTGCCTTCGAGCGCGAATTGTTCGCCGCGAACGGCTACCTGGTGCTGGCGGTGAACTATCGCGGCAGCAGCGGGAAGGGTCAGGCGTGGAAGAAGGCGATTTTCGCCGACTGGGGAAACAAGGAGGTGCAGGATCTGATGGCGGGCGTGGACCATGTCATCGGCATGGGCATCGTGGACACCACGCGCATGGGCATCGGCGGGTGGAGCTACGGTGGCATTCTTACTGACTATACGATCGCCACGACCACCCGATTCAAGTCGGCCACGAGCGGGGCCGGCAGTGCACTGCAAACAACGATGTACGGCTCCGACCAGTACATCTATCAGTACGAAAACGAGCTCGGGGCGCCGTGGAAGAACCCCAAGCTCTGGGAGAAGGTGTCATATCCTTTCTGGCACGCCGATCGCATCACGACGCCCACGTTGTTCCTGGGTGGGGAGAAGGACTTCAACGTGCCGATTGCCGGCGGTGAGCAGATGTATCAGGCGCTCACGTCGCTTGGTGTGCCGTCGCAGATGGTGGTCTATCCCGGGCAGTTTCACGGGATCACGCGACCGAGCTTTGTGCGCGATCGGTATGATCGGTATCTGGCGTGGTACGGGAAATACCTGATGGGGATCGCGCAGTAG